AAAGTCATTCCTAGCATCAACTGTGGCCAATATGTTACTCTTTTCATAACAGGATACATTATTACTAAAActgtaataaatacaaaagtataacagattaataatatttttatatttactttaatagcatttctaaattttaatttatgaGTATTGGACATGGATAACTTTTTACATCGCTGAATACAAATCTTTACATGTTACTATTGTTGAGGATAAAGATTATTAACGCGATTGTACAATAAAATTGAGAAATACTATTTTATACTAGTGTCAGTAAGTTAGTAATACCTATTGAACTTGCACCCAatataatactataaagatTTAGTTGCAATAATATAAGTAATCCCAAAGTTAACTGGCTTCCAAGGAAAACGAGCGATTGTAGTGGTGAAATTTCTCCCGTGACCAATGGTCTATCTTTTGTTCTGGCTACCTAACATTAAAAACTTCACATAATGCCTACTTCTGAAACAGTTTTCAAATCAATACTACCATTCCGTCAATATCTTGATCCCACATATCATTTATAATACATCCTGCTCCTCGCATAATGAATGCACCCACTCCAAAGAGGGCCAGAAGTTGAAAATCTGGCAATGTACCTGGtggtgctgccatggctatactCCATCCACATGGCCAAAACAATAACCAAGATCCTATGCGTATAATTTATTAGTtagtttatattatttttcaattgatttaatatagaatataaaatatctATCTTACCTATTGGTCTATCCATTCTTAACAATTTCAAATATGATTGTATCTTACGTGgagaattatttattatcttGGCAGCTAATGTTACATTTTGTTTTGGTAAACACTTAACTGCTTCAGAAGGTGTTGTTCTATCAGTTGCAGATAAAATTTTCACAGATTTTGATACACTTTGACTCGGTGTACAATTGCGTTTACAACTGTGCTTGTTATGTATAGAGACTGATGTATGAATTGTGAGGCGAGTATGCAAATGGTTGAAAAGACAGTTTCTTTGACAAGAGTCCATATGAGATATTAGAAGTTTACCGGAGTTAATTAATCGTTGAAACCTCTGTGCTATTATCATTGTTTTGTGTTTCACcggtaataaataataatcgtGAATTTAATATAACCCTAATTTTATGTAATTTGATTTACTTCATTAATAAATTCAAGTTCCCATatgtaattatacatttaaGTCAAAAATTTTACTatgtattgtaatttttaagtCATCTTAATAATAAACTTAGCGGTATTTTCTTGCATTACGATACATATTTCGTGTTACAAGGTTAAGTAttcttactctacggcgttactgCTCGCATGCAATTGTTGCATAATACCTATTTGACATTGTATATACACATGCGCAATCGTTAATTTTATTTTCGTATATTGATAGTTCAAAAAGAAATGTTTTACAATGAATCTGttagaaaaatacaacggtAGAGAGAACATTTTCACAGTGTTTCGAAGCTATGTGATATTTAGTATGTATGGGCAAGTGTATGTgtaattgcaataaaaaatgtTGGGATATAGGTGTAGTAGTAGAtttgtttattttcaaaaacatGTATAATCTGCATATATACATGCGCGTGtgtactatatatatatatatacatatattttgttaTGCATGCTACACGATATTTActacatatacgtatatattTAGGTATtgtttgtatgtatatcgttgtCATGGTATCAAATGATCGACTGGTTTTCTTAATTTAGAAATAGTCTGGCATCAATTTCATTACAGCcaataatttttaaactttttataTGTCTAAAGTCGTATTTGAAAAGCATGGAAGCTAACTGTGAGTGTCAGTATACAGTAACATTAACGGACGAAGTTGTTCAAAAACGGTTTTCTGAGACAAaggataattttaattttgtaccTAGTATACATGAAGTATATGAAGAAGAGTCTGATGAAGAATCTGTCTGTGATCAGGAAACCAGGGTTTCTAAAGATAGTAAAcaaaacataaatgcaacagaagaTGTTGCAGCTGATGATTCTCTATATGGCAATGAATCATTTTGTTCTGATGAATCTTATGATGAATCAGAAGATACCAATATTAGATCTAAATCTTTTGACGATTCTCATTTTTCACATGAAATTACTAGTTGTAAATGTAACAAAGAAGGTAACACGGATGAAGGAGAAAGATTAAGAGATACAGTAGAAAATCATGAAAGTATAAATTCGGTTCGTTGTAAaagttcaacgtcagaagataaATTTGGAGCACTCAAACAGATAAAAAGTAAGAGAAAGAACATGAGCTTTACAGATgaagaaataagaaaaattgAGTGGGAGAATCAGCtccttttaaagaaaataatggCTCAGCAGAAACCAAAAGATAAGTTACTTAGGAATAATATATCTCAACCACAAATAAGCAGCTCAGcaataaatagaaaaaaattgcagaaaaaaattgaaaatgaaaatatagTATGTATCCTATGCTACATTCTAATTCCAACAAGAAGTATGACATAGCATTTTTAATTACCTTATTATAGATTATTGTTGAAATGTTACTTATATTTACAGTTATTGCTTCAAAGGATACAGCAAACGAAATCGCGTGTTGTAAGTACTATGGTAAAATCTGGTTGCAGACAGACAATTCTTGAAAaccaataattaataaactattaataataaactattttcatacattttatagtgattaaaattaatttttctaaaaaatttgtatttgatagatttgtcattttttgattgaaaacagatagtataaattttatatgattgttaaatatttaattctatGTGCCATCAAATATGAAGTTACAAgtgaaaataatatatatttatatgtatcaaTGAAAATGTGTTTCCATCGCCAAGCTGGTAGTCTTAATTACTGGTTTGCTAAGTTATTCTATTCGATAATAGcaagaaatattataaaatatcgcTATTATGAAAATtgcaaataaaatttcttaaagCATTTTGTCCAACACTATTTTTAGAAtgcaaaatataaataattaaaacacaCAGCCATTGCCAGTCTTGAAGTGTAGGTACacagtttattttattttgtatacatCACAACTTTGTAAAATGTTTTGAAAATTTACCGAAGAAATTTCTACAAGTCAAGACTataaaaatcacagttttcactcgTTCCAAGTAACTTAATCTTCCCATTTTTACTTAACACCAACAAGACCAACGCTCTCTGAGTATTGTGATCACTTTCTTGTTACATATATGTAAAAAGTATGAACAAAAACAAAAGCAATGTAATCAAAAGGCAAATATCCACTAGCTGACAACTTTCTTTCACATTTATGATTACCTTTTCTCGATTGCTCTGTACTTGAATTCTTGCAGGGATTCAGTATATAAATTTAGGTACACAATGATGTTTATGGATTATTTATATTCAAAACTATACAAAAAGGACTATATGATGTTTGATCAGTAAAAGAAATTTCAATGTATCACATTAAATGGCCAatgatataatataaatttcttaataatcaataacaTGAAAATCTAAGTAATAACGAAAATGAATTTTGTCCGAAATTATCCTGTGTTATTATGCGAGGTACCATTCAACAACATATCACAAATACATGGAACATGAATAATAACAAAACTCAGCCGGTAGCGTTTAAGCGTTATCGATCACAAGAGAGTCACTAATAAATACATTATTACTTTTCGTTTTAGAAAAGAAGATTGCTTAACCAAGTCTGTGGTATCACATGATACAATATCGGAAAGTTTGGGAACGAAATTAGTCTTCGTGCTTTTGTTTCCAACATTCTGTAGACGATGGTGTCCATATTGTACTAAGTGAACGAAACGGATCAAAACCCGGTCTTCCCTGTAAtcataatattatttattaaaaaaaaacaagTTTATGGAATAAAAAACACTTTCTATTTTACATGGTTTTTACGAATTTGCAATGAATCATTAATTGCTCACTTGTGTTTCTGACTCTGTTTGCAAAGAGGATACCTGTGAAGTTACAGGTGGTGCAGCTGCACCCCATGGCCCTGCAGCCCATACTCCACCTGTATTCACTCCCCAAACACCACTTCTTTCTTCTCCTACTGCTGCTCTAGTGTACAATGGTTCCCAATTTGTTTCAACCGTAGCCCAGTTGTctataattttatattaaaagtcATATTAAAacgtaatataaatattacttatCAATTTTTAAGTGTTtacggagagagagagaaagagagagagagagagagagagagagagagagagagagagagagagagagagagagagagagagagagagagagagagagagagagagagagagagagagagagagagagagagagagagagagagaaagtcgTATTAGTTATGAATTTTTCACCCCTTAAAGTATCCGTTAATGTTGGAGGTTTTTCTGGGGATTTTGATGATTCTGCTTGAAATCCGCTAGTCCCATCTGGCAGCAGCTTGAACACGGGATTATTGTCTTCCCATAACTGACACCGTGTATCTTCTTCTGGACTCTCTAGTTCCATTAAAGGTTCATCTGTTTCTGGCAGATCATCGTATGGCACGAGTTCTCGTTCAAACTGAAAATGTGCGTTTATAAAGTGTATACGATTTCTATTTATACTGATAGAATTAAGCTGAAAGAAGTATAACAAAAGAATAGTAAATAATGGGACAATTATTTTTCACGTACCGGAGGTTCTGTAAATGCGTTAATGAAATAACTATTTGATTGTTGCGAACTGTTCTGTATTTTCAAGGGATTCTGATTAAAAGATTTCTCCTTTTCGATAGATGGAACACAGAGAGGTATAGGTTCCGAGATCCTTCTATATTCTTTCGAGCTTTGCACTAATTCTTGACTTGATTGTTTTGTATAATCTATATCTTTGGTGTCACAGTTAAAGACTAGCGACAAATTATGCGTAGTCGTTTGAGTCTTGTGTAGTTTATTAAAAGTTGAAAACGATGAGATACTCTCTTGATTCCGTGCTACAACATCGCTAAATTTAGCTCTATTTTCACCCCAACACGATGGCGGCGGCGTTGGCAAGGGAGTAGAAATTGCACCCAATGTACGTGTTTGGTCTTCCCTTTGATTAGTACCTCCGTTAAATGATGtcgctgaagaataaaatagtagatttaaatattaatatcttAACACTTGAAATAGTTGACAAAGCATACATACTTTTTATATGCGTTTTATCAATGCCTCTGCGCTTTTGACATCCTTTATCCTTCCTCGGAGGATTCTTATTTTGTCGAGGTAATTTAAAAGATGACTCGACGGTACGAGACGTGTGAATATGATGTTTCATGGTAGATCTTGTTGTACTCATTTTCCATCTGTTTGGATTATTTTGTCTCTCTTTATCATATTCGTCATCATCACAGTCACCTTCATAGTTATCTCTATAATCTACACACGGCATAGGAGCGATTGATTGAGGCTTAGCTTTTTTAATTGCTGGTTTCCTTTGTAATTTGTCTGACTTTGTACAAGCCTGATCAAAATTCTACAacacataaataaaaataagtaaataGCGAAGTTACTTTTACCGGTAGTCAATATTTTACCTTGCACGGAGGTGGATCATCCTGAATAGAACTTTCAGTTGTCGTAGATGATGTCTCCTCCTCCGAAAGATGAATACTTCTTTGGCTACTGTtcgattcaaattttttaaatgatacatgattattgttactatttccAACAGTAATTTGTTTTCTTTTGCTATCCAATTTACTGTTTCGAGCATTGTTCAAGAGTCCCGTTGTATCAACTTGTACTTCATGATCAACCAATTTAGTTTCTTCCTTAGTACTTCCTATTTGATTAGATTTTCCTTTCCGATTCGTTATAGGGCTTGATTTCGTAACTGTATTCATAGTATATTTCTTCTCCTGAGTACCTTGAACATCTGAAAATGCATTTTCTGCAACGCAACTGTCCGTTTGTATCTCTTGCGTATTGTTCTGttttctattattctttttcttaGTGCCGAGCGTGATATTGCTTACAACATTACTATTATCCAAAGCAGAGTCTTCGTAACGCTTAAGGGATAACAAATCTTTCGTTTCGGTGTCCAACTTGAATCTGCGTTCCTCCTCTGCGGACCAATCAGGAATCTTTATTCCTTTCTGTGCGTGTTCCCTTTCTTTATACTTTTTCACATTCATCAATGTCCAATCTGGATATgacatttcttctttttttgctACTTTTTGTTTTTCTTCGTTCAACTTCTCTTTTAAGCAAGTCGATTCTTGCATCGAATGCATTGGCATATGAGATAACAATCTCAAATCAAAAGGTCCTTGAGCTGGACTTTCCCTTGAGAAGTTAACTAAAGCTCCCCGTAATATTCGATCCGCTTCAAGAAATGAAACGGCAAGGACGCATATCAATAATATTGACGATAGACTGACAGCCACCCATTGAACGGCATATTCCCACGATGGTCTCATGAGTGCAGCCGTGCAAGCTTCTAATGAATGGGAAGGAAGTGTCGCAAGTAAATTAAGTATCACCATACCATTTTCTATATCACTGTCGGAGCTTAAACTCGTCGATATTAGAAGCTTCCTTTCGATGCGCGACAAAGTAAAATCCGGCGAGAATGCTATCTCAATCTTCTTTGTCGCATTCGGATTTAACTTGAACGGTGCGCAGTTTAACACCTtaaaaccataaccttcacattttAAACCgtttatataaaaattgtacACTTCTATGGGCAATTCTCCTGTGTTTCTGGCCATAAAGGACCGTTTTACCGTTAAGTTTGGGACTGGGTTTCTTTTAAATCGTTCCCCTGTTACCGAAAAGAAAATCAAAATACAATTCAACGCATTAAAACTACGGATATTTAAACATGTTTTCTTTTTGTTATTGTTATAACTTACTTGAACAATAGAATGAAAAGAGTAAAGAAACGTACATACGTTCGCAATCTTTAAGATGTTTATCCGCGAGTTCGAATAGTAAAGGTGTAGTGGAGCCTGGTTTCCGATTTCCAAATCTAAATTGTGCATTTGCTCCGTGGCCCATTACACGTAAAACTTCCAAAATAGTCATATTATTCCTATAGTGataaataagaaaaatacagatatttgtttttataatataaaaatgatgaaaaatataaatgaaTATATAAAATTTACCTAATATACAAAAATGCGGATGATAAAGAGGGGGAAAAGGGAGTGTATGACACTCGTATCGTTTTCGATTCTAAAGGCTTTAAATATAAAGGAATGGACTGTGACGCTACCGTAACGTCCCATTCTTTTTCGAACCATTCCCGATCTTCTGTAGCTTCTtctaatttaaattcttctgcaACTGATGATCCACACTCTACGCATGCGAATTTAAACCTGTGGatacatatgtacattaatGTAAATACGTATAAttcatattaataattattacagGCTTAAGTATTAGAGTGCACACTTGGTTGGCAACGAATGGTACAGCCTTGCTCCTTGTGGATAATTCCAATCCATCACTAGTTGCATTATTAAAGGATTACTGCTTGGATTGTAAACCTTGATTGACCTGTAAGACGTATTTCCCACTTGTGTTAAAGGAAACACTAGAACAACTTTATTTTTGTTGTTATCAAAACCACTCAACAGGCTGGGCCAATATGGCTTTATgcttaaataaaatttatgcCCTCGCACTTCAGTAGTATCTAAACGCATTGTAATGTTCTCCCAAGAACGACCTCCTGTTGAATTAAGGAAACGCGTGTATCTCGTGTTTAACAGATTTAAATCAGAGTCTCTCGTATTCGAAGGAAGGGCCAACGTATTCAACCACTGTCTACCGGctgcaatataattaaacactaCTTATACATACTCTATTAAGCTTTTATACACTGATCAGTCACTTAAAATATGTAATCACTTAGATTTATACTTCACACTTCTACATATATTCACAATTACAACAATGTAATGCTTACCATTACTCTCCAATGACAAACCCAAATAACACTGATGTTTACAAGTTACAGATGGTTCGATTCTTACTGACCCAATGTAATTTTCGCCTTTTGTTATAATAGGCATCGATGCCATTTCCAGAGGAATGTATTTTATTCGATTATCTTTAGTAATGGGCGCGATACGAGTCACCTGCATGGGTCTTATAAACGTCGAATACACTTTCACTTGTTGTACGCAAATTGAACCCTGTAAAGAAATTACTGTATAAGATAAACTTGATAAAATATGTACTGATATTTTTTGTACGAGTACTCACAGGGAAGCAATCTGTGAAAATAAGTTTCTTCAGAGAAATTTTTCCATGTGAAACTCGCATATAAACTGGTAAAATAAATCTTTCATACGTCGTTCTAACGAATACGTCACCTACGATGGTGTCTTCTTCGACCATTGGAGTTTttactttaattttaaatatggcTAAATAACCAGGCTTTATATATtgctaaaatgaaataaatattaatattttcatatatggttaagtgttgaattactgttaatatttttaataataacattcataCATTTCCAGTATGGCTGCATACAGTTATGTTCCGAAGTTCTTTGTCTAAAAAGTCTGCTGGACCTCTTTGACAACCCATGAGTTCCAATACTGCACCGGGCATATTAACACCCCATCCGTGTAAGTCAATATTAATTGGATTCTGATTTTCTAAAGCAAAAATAGCTTCATTTTCGGTTCCACTTCCAACAGTGCCAAAGTTCATCGTGCCTTCATCACTTTTTCTTCCTTCGGGAACAATTTttctaacttttccatcgtagcttAATAGTGGAACTTCAGTCACGGAAACGTTCGAATGAATTAAAATCGACGATTCCATTTTCACGttatcagtttttctatctttGGCAAGTTGTAAAGAAAATATATTGACCTTTTGTTCCGGTTTTATTACTCGTGGAACAAAATTTTTTATCTGAAAAGTTTAATATCGATTATTGGGCCTAATCATTTTGTATAGCATTCAGATCAGTCGTGCTTAGCAAATTCAGTTGTGAACAATGTTATGGCCAGTCGAGTCTTTAATACCCGCCTAATGCTGTTCAAGTTTCACGGCCTTGAAAATAACCATGAGCATTTTAACAGGTACTCTCGACAAGCATATTTCAACACGTCTGATCTAGATGACTAGAATACATCTAGATTACACCAGCTTAAAATCTGCTTACAGCGAAAAGTGACTTCACATGGGTCGACATGGTAACGTTCGTGATGGCTAGTGGTAATTTAAATCTATTAACAACGCTAAAATTCCGTGCTTGATTAGATTGGAGAGAACAATAATGTGTAATTGATGCGTTTACTTCTAGCCCACCCTGTAATACTTGTGCTATCCAcggaattattaatttttgactAGAACCACCAGGACCGATTGCCTTAATCACCAACTTTCCTTTAAAATGTCGTAACTCTAAACCAGTCTTCCCTGAATTGTAAATATAGATATATGATTACATAATGAACAAGTAAAATTTGTGtaatttaaaatgaaattacaTACAATCATAAATTAATGCTCCAATAGCAATTGGTATATCTGTATCTCCTGGAATTATCGCTTGTTCGAAATGAAGCTTCAATGCTTTAGAAACAGGTGTGTTAATTATATTCTGTAAGagtcaatttttatttcataaaggaTTTTTTTACTTCCCAATTATTGTAGCGGATGGTGATTAATGTTAACAACTTACCATAATTTTAACTGGCTTTTTTGCCGAGTTTTTTAAAGCAATGGGATATTGAATAGGAGGTTGTAACGAACCACCCATACCTAAATTAATTACTCCTGAACTGCCACCCCAATGAAGACCAGCCCCACTTTTCACTTCTACTTCAACCGTTACAATAAGCACTTCTGAAGTGTTATTTACTTTAAGTCTGTAATTCAGACAAGTATATATAAATGTCCATCTACAAGATAATAttgtaaataaaaaatacaaagcTACAAACCGTATATATGTTGTATGATTTTTTTCAGTGTAAGCATTAAAATGTAATCTTATGATAGGCTTTGTTTGATACGGTGGGATTTCCCACAATTCACGTGAACCTTCTGCTTCTCCTGATGGCAATTCCAGTTGAAATTCTCCACCACTACCATATACTTCTAAAACCTGTGAAAGCATAACAAAATAtataacaaaataaatccaTTTAATGAGAACCTAATGAATTCGTGTGAAAATGATATAGTAGCATAAACTATTTACTTGTAAAGTTTTTGCATGTGGATTGTGCATGTATATAAGTGGAGTAAATGTTGCATTCAAAGGTAATTTAACTCCCACTACAGGTCTGAGTCGATATGGACTACTGATACTTACTCCTTTTACCTACAAGTTAGAATCGTACTTTTAATAAGGATAATTGTATTCAGAGTTCACaattgtaaataaaataaattttttacttGGTATTTGACAGTTCCATCTGTAGTATGTATAAGAAGATGCGTATCAATGTCACCTTCTTCTCGACCAAGAAAAACAACATCAAATGTTGTGTTACCCAATGGTGGAACTACCTATACAAATTGAATCatcataaaataaatttaaatttcatataTTGTACAAACAATCAGACTTTTACTTaagcattatttaaataatactgtttatatattttcatatattaaatatatattaaatggaAAAAATTTACTTTGTTGTTTGATAAAtacattatttataaataaatttattattgtCTTAGATTGCTTACATTACAGTGAGAATTATTTGTTCAACATACTACAAACAATATAATTTTAGATCAGAAAACTTACTTTGTTTCGGAAGAATGATGAATGGAAATGACGCGTATTTCCAGAAATTGATAAAAGATGGATTGTTTTGTTGTGATCTTTATTAAATAAGATCACAGTTTCTTGGTGGGGTATACCAAGTTGTCTAAGAAGAAAAATATCCATATTTTACATTGATACATTTACAATAATATTACATTGATAGCTATAATTTAATTACCTTTCTTTGAAATCCAAAACATGGGGTTCAAAATAAACATAAGATAACAAATCTTGTGTTTTATCCTCATCTGATGTGGTATCCCTTAGAAAAGAATTTCAAAACTTTAATATATTTAGCAAGTGCAGCAAgtgaaatacatttttaacaattatttatagttggtataataatatttaaacatAAATCTTAAAGGTAAA
The sequence above is a segment of the Calliopsis andreniformis isolate RMS-2024a chromosome 3, iyCalAndr_principal, whole genome shotgun sequence genome. Coding sequences within it:
- the Tmem131 gene encoding transmembrane protein 131 isoform X2, whose protein sequence is MTELKVLYCLVLLTFFQLTSQIRPSLHGHNNVFVQDDNDVQYLLDNIPISMHKDFTNTVHGAEDTTSDEDKTQDLLSYVYFEPHVLDFKERQLGIPHQETVILFNKDHNKTIHLLSISGNTRHFHSSFFRNKVVPPLGNTTFDVVFLGREEGDIDTHLLIHTTDGTVKYQVKGVSISSPYRLRPVVGVKLPLNATFTPLIYMHNPHAKTLQVLEVYGSGGEFQLELPSGEAEGSRELWEIPPYQTKPIIRLHFNAYTEKNHTTYIRLKVNNTSEVLIVTVEVEVKSGAGLHWGGSSGVINLGMGGSLQPPIQYPIALKNSAKKPVKIMNIINTPVSKALKLHFEQAIIPGDTDIPIAIGALIYDWKTGLELRHFKGKLVIKAIGPGGSSQKLIIPWIAQVLQGGLEVNASITHYCSLQSNQARNFSVVNRFKLPLAITNVTMSTHVKSLFAIKNFVPRVIKPEQKVNIFSLQLAKDRKTDNVKMESSILIHSNVSVTEVPLLSYDGKVRKIVPEGRKSDEGTMNFGTVGSGTENEAIFALENQNPINIDLHGWGVNMPGAVLELMGCQRGPADFLDKELRNITVCSHTGNQYIKPGYLAIFKIKVKTPMVEEDTIVGDVFVRTTYERFILPVYMRVSHGKISLKKLIFTDCFPGSICVQQVKVYSTFIRPMQVTRIAPITKDNRIKYIPLEMASMPIITKGENYIGSVRIEPSVTCKHQCYLGLSLESNAGRQWLNTLALPSNTRDSDLNLLNTRYTRFLNSTGGRSWENITMRLDTTEVRGHKFYLSIKPYWPSLLSGFDNNKNKVVLVFPLTQVGNTSYRSIKVYNPSSNPLIMQLVMDWNYPQGARLYHSLPTKFKFACVECGSSVAEEFKLEEATEDREWFEKEWDVTVASQSIPLYLKPLESKTIRVSYTPFSPSLSSAFLYIRNNMTILEVLRVMGHGANAQFRFGNRKPGSTTPLLFELADKHLKDCERMYVSLLFSFYCSRERFKRNPVPNLTVKRSFMARNTGELPIEVYNFYINGLKCEGYGFKVLNCAPFKLNPNATKKIEIAFSPDFTLSRIERKLLISTSLSSDSDIENGMVILNLLATLPSHSLEACTAALMRPSWEYAVQWVAVSLSSILLICVLAVSFLEADRILRGALVNFSRESPAQGPFDLRLLSHMPMHSMQESTCLKEKLNEEKQKVAKKEEMSYPDWTLMNVKKYKEREHAQKGIKIPDWSAEEERRFKLDTETKDLLSLKRYEDSALDNSNVVSNITLGTKKKNNRKQNNTQEIQTDSCVAENAFSDVQGTQEKKYTMNTVTKSSPITNRKGKSNQIGSTKEETKLVDHEVQVDTTGLLNNARNSKLDSKRKQITVGNSNNNHVSFKKFESNSSQRSIHLSEEETSSTTTESSIQDDPPPCKNFDQACTKSDKLQRKPAIKKAKPQSIAPMPCVDYRDNYEGDCDDDEYDKERQNNPNRWKMSTTRSTMKHHIHTSRTVESSFKLPRQNKNPPRKDKGCQKRRGIDKTHIKTTSFNGGTNQREDQTRTLGAISTPLPTPPPSCWGENRAKFSDVVARNQESISSFSTFNKLHKTQTTTHNLSLVFNCDTKDIDYTKQSSQELVQSSKEYRRISEPIPLCVPSIEKEKSFNQNPLKIQNSSQQSNSYFINAFTEPPFERELVPYDDLPETDEPLMELESPEEDTRCQLWEDNNPVFKLLPDGTSGFQAESSKSPEKPPTLTDTLRDNWATVETNWEPLYTRAAVGEERSGVWGVNTGGVWAAGPWGAAAPPVTSQGRPGFDPFRSLSTIWTPSSTECWKQKHED